One window from the genome of Ictidomys tridecemlineatus isolate mIctTri1 chromosome 12, mIctTri1.hap1, whole genome shotgun sequence encodes:
- the Foxn2 gene encoding forkhead box protein N2, whose product MGPVIGMTPDKTAETPGAEKVAALSQIYKMGSLPEAVDAARPKATLVGNESTDDELTNLNWLHESTNLLTNFSLGSEGPPMVSPLYDIEGDDVPSFGPSCYQSPEQKSTTSKPPYSFSLLIYMAIEHSPNKCLPVKEIYSWILDHFPYFATAPTGWKNSVRHNLSLNKCFQKVERSHGKVNGKGSLWCVDPEYKPNLMQALKKQPFSSEPRNCQCGSLSPHYLSSVFKQNQVRTLKESDIDAAAAMMLLNTSIEQGILECEKPLPLKTSLQKKRNYGNAFNHPSAIRLQESDSSTISIDPKEDHNYSASSMAAQRCASRSSVSSLSSVDEVYEFIPKSSHVGSDGSEGFHSEEDTDVDYEDDPLADSGYASQACADTSQKGQPGKKMRKQSCQEIDEELKEAAGSLLHLAGIRTCLGSLISTAKTQSQKQRKK is encoded by the exons ATGGGTCCAGTAATTGGAATGACTCCAGATAAGACAGCTGAAACCCCGGGAGCTGAAAAGGTTGCGGCACTAAGTCAGATTTATAAAATGGGAAGTTTGCCTGAAGCTGTTGATGCTGCCAGGCCAAAGGCCACTCTAGTAGGCAATGAGTCTACAGATGATGAGCTCACAAACTTGAACTGGCTTCATGAAAGTACTAATCTTCTAACAAATTTCAGCCTCGGAAGTGAGGGTCCTCCAATGGTTAGTCCATTGTATGACATAGAAGGAGATGATGTACCATCCTTTGGACCATCTTGCTACCAGAGCCCGGAACAAAAATCAACAACTTCAAAGCCCCCATACTCTTTTAGTCTTCTAATTTATATGGCTATTGAACACTCTCCAAATAAATGTTTGCCTGTCAAAGAAATTTATAGCTGGATTCTGGAccattttccatattttgctACTGCACCTACAGGCTGGAAGAATTCTGTTCGACATAATCTGTCCCTAAATAAGTGTTTTCAGAAAGTGGAAAGAAGCCATGGCAAG GTTAATGGCAAAGGTTCCTTATGGTGTGTTGATCCAGAATATAAACCCAATCTTATGCAGGCACTGAAGAAGCAACCTTTTTCCTCAGAGCCTCGTAACTGTCAGTG tggTTCTTTATCACCTCACTACCTAAGCTCTGTTTTCAAGCAGAACCAGGTGCGAACCCTCAAAG AATCTGATATTGATGCTGCCGCTGCAATGATGCTTTTAAATACTTCCATAGAGCAGGGGATTTTAGAAT GTGAAAAGCCTCTTCCTCTTAAAACATCATTGCAGAAAAAGAGGAATTATGGTAATGCATTTAATCATCCCAGTGCTATAAGATTACAAGAGAGTGATTCTTCCACCATCAGCATTGATCCAAAAGAAGATCATAATTACAGCGCAAGTAGCATGGCAGCACAGCGCTGTGCATCCAGATCTAGTGTGTCTTCCTTGTCTTCTGTGGATGAGGTCTATGAATTTATCCCAAAGAGTAGCCATGTGGGAAGTGATGGCAGTGAAGGATTTCATAGTGAAGAAGACACAGATGTTGATTATGAAGATGATCCTCTTGCTGACAGTGGCTACGCATCACAGGCTTGTGCAGATACCTCTCAGAAAGGGCAGCCAGGCAAAAAGATGCGAAAACAGTCATGTCAAGAAATTGATGAGGAGCTCAAAGAGGCAGCTGGATCTCTGCTCCACCTTGCTGGAATTCGTACATGTCTGGGTTCCCTGATAAGTACTGCAAAGACACAAAGTCAAAAGCAACggaaaaaatag